Below is a genomic region from Castanea sativa cultivar Marrone di Chiusa Pesio chromosome 2, ASM4071231v1.
AAAGCATTACCAAAGCCATTAAGGCTACCATTGAAAACCTCCAACGGCTAGAAAAGCAAGGAACTATATAACTACATTAGACCTCAAACAAAGGTACAAAAATATAAGATACAATACTCTCTATTTTatccttatctctctctctaagatATCTAACTTTGTCATTAGAGGCTCATTAGCTAGTATCACGTCGGTGACATTTTCAAGAGAAACACTACTTCAGAGCTTGTGCAGGAATCAAGATTCAATTGGTCATACTCTGTCTGGACGAACCTATCGACCGACAAATTTGGCTTCATCAGTTTGGTGCCGTCTATGGGGAATGATCTTTCAAAATCTAGTTTAAAAATGTAGCTCTACCATTCTCAATatccagatggaatccaacATACCACAAGATGTCGCGGCATTGGCCTTGTAGATCCAAACACTCACGACCAATATAGAAGAACTCACCAGGCAGAATCAAGAGATGAGACAGTGGctgcaacaaaaggaaaattgtTCACCAAGAAGGATCGAAAACAACAAGAATGAAGATGAGGTTCAAGGCACAGAGAATAGCCACGGAAGAGATGGCTCAAGGAGGAAAGAACGTTCTGATGGGGTGAGTGACGACCTCCTTAGAAGCATGAGAAAAGAGATGGACaagttaaaaaatacaatgaagGAGAAAACGACTAAAAATTTGGACAAACTGGTGAAAATGACTGATTCTCCTTTCACAACAAAGGTCCTGGAATGCCCCTTACCACCGAAGTTCCGCCTTCCTCAACTTGAGTCGTATGACGGTCTAAAAGACCCATTGGATCACATAACCACCTTCAAGATGACCTTGAGCCTGCAACAAACCTTGGATAAGATTATGTACCAGACTGTCCCAGCGACCCTCAAGGGAGCCACACGGGTGTGGTTTAGCAAATTGGCCCAATCATCCATAGACAATTTTGAACAACTAAGCAACTTGTTTGTACATCACTTTGTTGGTGGGCAACAACTGAAAAGGTTAGCAGATCACCTACTCATAATTAGACAAAAAGAAGGGGAATCACTGAGATCACATGTGAAGTGCTTTAACAGGTAGTGTTAGAGGTTAACGAGGCTGAGGACAAAGTGCAACTAACTACATTCAAAGCCGGCTTGAAGTCCAATGAATTTGTGGTCGCACTTGCAAAAAGCCCTCCAGAGTCAATGAcaaaactattattaaaagTCCAAAAATACATGAACGCAGAAGATGCTTTAACCACAATCAAAGTGGGCAAAACTTGGAGAGGCAAAAGAGACGTTTAAGAGGACTCAAAAGggaaaagagggaaagaaaggaCTACTCATCCAGCCAAGATAACATCAAGCCTAGAAATGATAAGACCAGAAGGATGGTAAATTTCACGTCCTTAGTAATGCTTGTTGACAAAATCTTAATGCAAATTAAGGACGATCATCCACTCAAATGGCCGAAGCCGCTAAACTCTTCACCCAATGTTTGCAATAAGAAGAAGTATTACTGTTTCCACCAAGATCACAAACACTACACGGACGAGTATAGAGACTTAAAAGAATAGATAGAAGAGCTGATTTAGAAAAGGGAGTTAAAGAAGTTTGTGAAGAAAGATACACTAGGAAGGTACAAACATGACCTATAGGCAAGATTAGAAGATAAGcccaaagaagaagagaaacaGCAAGATCGTCCAAAGAGTGTTATAGGAGATATAAGGATAATCAATGAAGGTCCAACACCAAGAGGATCTTTCAAGTCCCTCAAGAAGTCACAGCAAAGACAGATCAACAGCATCCACACAGCACCACCGTTGAAGcacagaaaaaataaataaataaaaataaaaataaaaaccatggATGTGGTCTTCTCTGAGAAAGATGCTGGCGGAGTGAAACAACCACATGACGACCCACTAGTTATCATGCTCATGATAAAAGGATTCAACACTACACGAGTCctagtggacaacgggagctccGCTAACATCATTTACCTTTCACCTTTCTAGCAGCTAAAGGTAGATCTAAAAAAAGTTCGTCCATTCAAATCTCCCCTCATCAATTTCAGCAAAGATAAAGTATACCTGAAAGGAATAGTAACTCTAACGGTCACGGCTAGCTCATACCCTCTTCAAGTAACCAAACAACTTAATTTTTGGGTAGTTGACTATCCCTCATCCTATTATGTGATCATAAGATGACCTACACTCAACTGTTGGAAAGCTACAACATCGACATACTACCTGAAGGAGAAATTCCTAACGAAACACGGGATAGGAGAGATAAAAGGAGACCAAGTGTTAGCTCGTGAATGCTATTGGGCAATACTGACCTCAAAAGTAAACCACACATGGATGATCAAGGAAAAGAATTCGGAAGTAGTAAAGGCACTGGAAAAAATTAAGCTAGTAGAAGGGGAGCTAACAAAGGTAACAAAAGTAGGGACGAGCCTCGATCCCTCAACAAAGGGAGAGATAATCAAGTTCCTGAATGAGAATCTAAACGTCTTTTCCTAGAGCTATGAAGATATGCCTGACATATTCGAAAATATCATTTAGCATCGCTTGAATGTAAATCTCAAAAGAAAACCAGTCTAGTAAAGAAGAAGGGTTTTTGGTCCTGAGTGAAATAAAGTCATAATGGACGAAGTAGACAAGTTGCTTATAGCCAATTTCATTTGGGAAGTCTATTACCCAGATTGGTTGGCCAACGTCATCATGGTGAAAAaggcaaataaaaaatggagaatgtgtgtagatttcacgGATTTGAACAGTGCCTGCCCAAAGGATAACTTCCTATTGCCAAGGATTGACCAGCTCGTTGACTCAATGGCAGGACATAAGCTCCTAACggtcatggatgccttctcagGTTACAACCAAATCCAGATTTAGGAGGATCAAGATAAGACGACATTCATCACCAATCAAGGACTAAAAAACGTAGGAGCTACTTACCAGAGGTTGGTGAACTAGATGTTCAGCAAGTTGATTGGAAGGAATATAAAGGTTTATGTTTCCAATATGCTCGTCAAGGGTAAAGAAGAAGGAAGCCATCTAGACGACCTTAAGGAAACTTTTGAAACACTAAGACAATACAAGATGAAGTTGAATCCGACAAAGTACGCATTCAGAGTTTCCTCTAGGAAATTCCTCGGCTTCATGGTGTCACAATAAGGAATTGAAGCCAACCCAGGAAAAGCGAAGGCCATACTGGAAATGGCATCACCCAAAATCGTCAAGGAGGTACAGAGACTGACTGGAAGAGTTGTAGCCCTCAAAAGATTCATCTCTAAGGCAACAGCCAAATGTCTTCCCTTCTTCAAGAGTCTCAAGCAGGCTTTCGCATGGATGAGCGATTGTGAAGTAGTTCATTCTGGGAATTAAAACGTTATCTTTGTAACCCACCACTTTTGAGTCCATCCAAAGATGGCAAGGACCTATTCTTGTATGTAGCAGCATCAGCCATAGCAATAAGCACTGCATTGATTCGAGAGGAGTCTAAAGTTCAACGCCCTGTATACTACATCAACCAAGCTTTCCAAGAAGCAAAGGCAAAATACCCACGCATGGAGAAGATCACCTTTACCTTCATCATCACTTCTCAAAAATTGCGTCCATACTTCTAGGCAAATCCTACTCCAGTAATGACTGATCAACTAATCAAGAAGGTAATGAACAAACCAAAAGTAGCAGGGCGAATGGTCTAGTGGGCAATTGAACTAAGCCAATTCGACATTGAGTACAAACCTGGAATAGCGATAGAAGCTCAAGTATTAGCTGATTTTATTGCTGAGTTTACTTCATCAGAATATGAGAAAATGCAGGATACATCAACACTATGGATGGTTCACACAAATAGATCGTCAGTACAAAAGATGGGTGAAGTAAGAGTCGTCATTACTTCCTCGGAGGGAGACATCCTGAAATATGGAATACAGCTCCAATTTCCTGCTACCAACAATGAAGTGGAGTATGAGGTGATATTGATGGAACTCAGGGAGGCAAGATCTTTAGGAGCCAAAAATGTACTCTTGAAAAGTGACTTAAAGCTAGTAATAGGGCAAATCAACGGTGAATACGAAGCAAAAGAAAGCAAGATGCAAAATTACCTAAAGCTGACGAACCAAATGATTGGGAAGTTAGAACAGGCAAGTTTCATACAAGTCCCACGAAGTCAAAACTCAGAAGCAGATGAAGTAGCTAGATATGCGTCATTAAAAGACTGAAGAAGCTTGCCAAATCTAAAGCTGGAGATACAAAAGTTCCCTAGCATCGAAGAATTCCACACATTTTCAATACAAGGTAACACCAGTTGGACAACCCTGATCCTATCATACCTCAAAGACAGACAATTGCCATCAGATTCAAACGAGGCAAGAAAGATTAAAAAGCGAGCCACCAGGTTCACAATCCTAAACAACATACTCTACAAAAGGTGCTTCTCACTACCCTACTTGAGATGTGTTGAACAGGATGAAGCTAAGTATATTTTGGACAAAGTTCATGAAGGTATATGCGAAGATCACTCGAGAGCAAGGTCTTTAGTGGGGAAGATCATCAAGACTGGTTATTTTTGGCCTAAAATGTAGAAAGAAGTAAAGAAGTTCGTTAGGAGGTGTGACAAATGCTAAAGGTATGGAAATGTCCAACGAGTGCCTAGGGAGAAGATGACAACCATAACATTACCATGGCTatttgcacaatggggaatcGACATAGTGGGTCCCTTGCCTTAAGGTAAAAAGAAGGTATCCTACTTGTAATAATCGACTATTTCACAAAGTGAGTAAAAGCAGAGGCCTTGGCAACCATTACAGAAGCCAGAATAcagaattttgtatggaagaatatagtTTGTAGGTTCGGCATACCAAGGATAATCATCTCAAATAATGGCCACCGATTTGAAAGTCAAGGATTTAGGTTGTTCTGCTCAAGCctcaaaatcaaaaaccaattCTCTTCACCAGGGCACCATCAGGCCAATACACAGACGAAGGTAACTAATCGAACACTGCTAAAGATCATCAAAGTTTGACTAGAGGGAGCAAAGGGTGCATGGCCTGATGAACTACCAAATGTCCTATGGACCTATTGAACCACAACCAAAACCCCAACAGGAGAAACATCATTCAATCTCACCTACCACACTAAAGCAGTAATCCCTGTCGAAATGGGGGTCACCAGCATGAGAAGGGAGTTTTTTGACCAAAAAGGCAGTAACGATCAACTGAAGGTGAACTTGGATTGCCTAGATGAAGTAAGAACTGAGGCGTCCCAAAGAATAGAAAAGTACCAACAAAAGATGACTAGTTACTACAACCAAAGAGTAAAGCTCAGAAGATTCAGCATAGGAGACCTCGTCTTACGAAAAGTCACACCGGCGACCAAAGATTCAACACAAGGCAAACTAGGGCCCTACAAGATCATCCACTACTCAAGACAAAGAAGCTACCTTCTGGAATCCATGAATGGAAGCAAATTACCTCGTCCATGGAACATTGAATACCTCAAGAGGTATCATTAGTAGATGTCAAGTTTTGTAATCAATGATAGTTTTTACTTATGTTTTAAAGCAACTCAATAAAAGAATTATTCAATCATAATCTTCACAAATGTGTTCAAATGATTGTTCAAAAGAAGAACCAACCAACCAATGTTAAAAATCCTTAACCAAAAAGGATATAAATCACCTTGATGGGGCCAGTGATAAAAATCTTTAAccaaaaaagatataaatcacccTGACGAGGCCAGTAATAAAAATCATTAACCAAAAAGGATATAAATCACCTTGACAAGACCAGTgataaaaatccttaaaaaaaaggatataaatCACCCTGACAAGGCCAATGATAAAACCCTCATCTAAGAGGATATAAATCACACAAAACATCCAAATgacaaaaattcaattaaggaGAATGTGAATCATACGATGAATTGGACTAGCGCAAATCTTCCTAAGAACAAAAATCACATAGATATTCAAATGATCTGAATTTTCCTAAAGCAAATTTTGCACCATTGGACGAACTAAAGTGGCTTAGATCCTCTTAGCTTAGGAGAATGCAAGTCATCAAAAGTTTTCTTAATAAGGGTGCAAGTCATCTGACGAACCAAAAGCAAATGCAAAATCCAATATGCAGAATCTTATGGGGATCCATGCAATACAATAAAAAGCAAACACATATAAAGGTTAGCATTCAACGATCAAAGAAGCAAaggatgaagaagaaattaaCTTCAACATAAAGAGGAaatattattcaaaataaacccaaaagtTATACAGGGTAGATGTTTGaaaataaaagcccaaaaacaaggaaggcaccaaaaaaaaaaaaaggaagaactTAAGTAGGAACATCATGCAACAAGAGCATCATCTCAAACCACGAGTCCAAGGACATCGTCCTCAACCTCGGGTATATTGCCTTCAACAACGACCTTAGCGGCTTGGTTAGTTTCTATTTCTTTGTGTACTACctcaaaatctttttcaaatagACCCCCAGATTATGCTTCATCAAGTACCTCCTCAGAAGTTTGAATCCTTTGAAAGCTGAATAGGATGGTGTTATACTCGTCAGTATGCTAGAAAGCTTGCACGGCCTCGGATTCTGCAAAAGTTATCCTCTAGTTGGTAGTTTGGAGTTACTCATCCTTCTACACCGTCAAAAGTTTCTAAACCCTCAGTTCTTCGGTCAAAGTCTTAACCTGCTCCTTCACCTTATTCCCAATGTCCATGGCTGTTATGAGATCCTTTCTTAGCTTAGAACTTTCAGCTTCAAGTGTCTCCACTTTTGAGTCAGCCATGATCACCTTCTCTTCATTAGTAAGATACTCGGTGGTAACCTACCACATATgaaagtaagtaaaaaaagaaaaatgactctaaagaaagcaaaaaaggtAGTACAGATGAAGGGTACCTAGATGAGCTTATGAATATGATGATTCACAATTTCGTGAGAAGGAACCCGAGAAAGCTCCTTAAGGTCATCAGAAGTGACAACGTTGTGAGCCCTCCCCAATATTGTGATGGCATCTTCCCAAACACTAGCTCCAAtcttgtctttttctttatcacCACTTTTGTCCTTCTTATGACAAGGATTGATCTCTTTAAGAGAGACCGTCGGAGATTCAACTCTTGGCTCTTGAAGAACGAGCACATGTGAAGCCTTCTTGACAACCTCTTCCTCAGCCACTCTTGGCCTTTTCTGGCCAATGCTAGACAAAGGCTCGTTCTTCTTGGTCTTCATCTTAGCATACACCTCCTAGCTGAATCTGGTCGCCATTTTtgtaacaacaacaaaaattgcaAATAAAGCACAAGTAAGCCATATATAAGCATGAAATTTTTCATGGCAAAACACTTACTTTGCTCATCTCTCAACTGTCGATTCCTTATGGCAATCAATCACCCATCATGGTGACGCTCGCACGCCCTTTGATCACGTACACAGGTTGTGTATGCGAGTTCGGAGCTCGGGTGCTGTGACGAAGGGTAGACCTCTAGTGTGTGTGACGTAATCAGgtcaattttaaacaaattaccaaaggtaagtgaagtcatCACCaatcattggattttttttaaggtgtgattggtcacctgattctatttgatttttttattaccaatcctagtttatgaaaaatgtcatttttcctaatctaatatggacgaataaaaaatcttgattcttgagatCGGAAGTCTGGTTATGTGTGGGAAATGTGTTAGACACCCCATAACGCTTGTTCATAGACAGTCCTTTATTTtggtaaaatcttaatttttagaCATTGGCAATTAGAAACAAGCTATTGGCATTGGCTTTCGAGGCTTTATCGGAATTGGGCTTTGATGTTTGATTTCAGAAAGGGTGTGGTCTTAATCAATGCTTCGCTAGTATATTTGGAATCGTTGCCAAATTTCCACGACAAAAATCCGGCAGCATTTTGCCTTGTTTTCACGGCATCCAGCAACACTTTGCCTCAAGTGCGTCATAGCACACAAAACGCTATTCTCACTAAACTTTTGTTATAAGAATACGACAATGAAGGTGCCCCATTTTTACGACAAAAAACTCAACAGAGTTTCGCATTTGGTGCCCTATGGTGCACCAACAGGGTTTCGTGCCTGTGTATGTAGTGTGTGGCAACATGCTCGTACTAAGACAAGCTAAAGTCCCTCAAAGCATTAAGCATATTGATGCGTGTAGCATATACGGGGAAACCAATGTCACTTAGGTGACATGGATCGAGACAATTACACTACAATGATCACACTCACAATATAGCGTGAATATGCACCTACGGCAAGTGCCTTGAGCACATACCCACACTACAAGGTCAAGAGCACTCATGACTAGAGAGGGTCACTCTCCTAATCATGAGAGTCTGTCATTCAAAGTGCACGATCACCCACAAGCAagcatatataaatatacatacatcatgcacaatgctatCACACAGAGCGGGAAAGTAAAGCAGACATCACTAACATCCTAAAGGTATCACCTAGCAAGGTACAGGAAATATAAAATAGACATTGCCATACCCTAGAGATGCGGCCCAAGCAAGGTCCAAGGAAAAAGAAACCCTAGTACATGGATCTAGAGAAGgctaaagagagaaagagagagagaaagagaagaccATTTGAAGAGGCTAGGCCTCCTAATCTACTGAACATTGCCCTTTTCGGCTTGCATCTTCTCGCTTGCATCCTTGCCCTTTCTGCTTATGCCTAGGAGAACGCGTCCTTGCTCCAAGTATCCTTGCTCCATGTGTTTACATGCAACAATCAaagaaaacaaaccaaaaaacaagCAAAGAAATAGCTAGAAAGAAAGCATGTGAAAGGACAAACTAACAAAGGGAGCCAAACGGGGGCAAACAAGTATGTTATCAAACAAAGAAGGTGTCCTTAGAGGacaaaatgtaggtttggattgggtgtTCACAATTCCATGAGATTGGAGTATGGACGACACACGTGTCATCAAGCAAAATTCCTAAAAAAGACTCGGGGTCAAGGACGGGTGTGAACTCGCATGAGATTGTAGGAATTAGGCTTGATGACACAAAGAAGCACACATAAGGACACATGTATGAACATATATGCAAACATACAAAGatgcaaagaaacaaagagagccAAACGGGATGGCACAAAGCAAGCAAGGCAAGCATATCATCACACGAAGTGAAGAAGGGTATGCATCAAtatagacaccgcattttgtactcCTTACGACTTGGGCCCCCGTTCCCCAATAATGCTTGaactctaaggcccaaggccagtttagagcccaatcaaatattaaattgacttgaggagtgttaaaatggaaaatataaccttttaaataaacaaaactttatttttggaaataaattgaCCAAAGTAACCCTTGGCCTGCATACGTGGATCACGGCCTGCATACATGAGCCACTGCATGCGTACGCAGGCACAATCCTACGCATGCAGCTAGGTTTCAAAAGTATAAGAAATGGAAGTTTTCTCCAATAATGGCTGAGGTTTGGAACAAATCCCACATCATCTGGGAGTAActccaaaccccattttttctactatataaagccttacatggtacattttcaaaacacgcAGAAATCCCACGGGAAATAACCTAAGATTGACTAGAAAATAttgaatcaaaagggagtttttaACAAGACACCCTCAAGTCTCTTTTTATTTGGTTGGGAACTTTTCTGGTCCCAATCcttgagtttaagattactaatcactctttcattgaattgtgatagatttgactgaaGGGAACGGTCAAAAATCAAGCTTAGAAGCTTTGGCTTTGAGGTATGCTTCAAgagcttttcttttattttctaccTTGATCTTTGTTTTAATCTGtttcttttgcttagtttatgtttatatgTGTTTGTTTAGGTTAGTTCTAGGGTTTCTTTAAGTTTTTAAGCATGATAGGCTGCTAGATTTTACGTTTTTGGTTGCTACTCTATTTCTCTgttgattagggtttctaggtaACGACATTACGCATAATCTAACCTATGCACGCAGGCTAAACTCATGTGTACGCAAACCTGTTCCAGTGTGCGTACTGTCGTTAcccaaaaaaccctaatttttgtttgttttgattctGCCTTCACATGCTTGTCAGCATAGCActctttttcatgtttttaagcCTCACAAAATGTTTAGGCACCTTTTTAAAATGCTTGTTTGTTATCACATGTCTAGATTAGGGTTTGGTCTAGGGTTTCTTCATTTAATGTTattcattcacatgttcatgcattggtGTCACAGGTGTTGTGTTGCTGAGAGGTAAGTAAAcggtaagtcatgcattagtAATGTTCATGCATTTATGTTAGGTTTTCTTAGATGtttgattagggtttctaaCATGTTAGCGTTTTGTGtctaatttgttttgtttgatgataTGTTTGCtgccatattttgttttagatagggTTTTTCATATgttagatgtatgattagggtttgttttgtttggctCTCTTTTGTTTGGATAGATGGATAAGTATGTTTGTTTAGGGTTAAAGATGTCATGTTGTttgttagatgcatgttagtgtgtgtgtgagtctaGAATACAAGTATTTAGATAGTT
It encodes:
- the LOC142625199 gene encoding uncharacterized protein LOC142625199, whose translation is MASPKIVKEVQRLTGRVVALKRFISKATAKCLPFFKSLKQAFAWMSDCEWAIELSQFDIEYKPGIAIEAQVLADFIAEFTSSEYEKMQDTSTLWMVHTNRSSVQKMGEVRVVITSSEGDILKYGIQLQFPATNNEVEYEVILMELREARSLGAKNVLLKSDLKLVIGQINGEYEAKESKMQNYLKLTNQMIGKLEQASFIQVPRSQNSEADEVARYASLKD